TGTTTTGCTATTTTTTACGCTGATAAAATCATAGCAAATATTAACATGATTAAGAAGTTTTTTTAATATTGTACCTTCAATATCTTCACCAATTAAACCAACTACTTTACATTTTCCGCCTATTTCTGCAATATTTTTAGCTACGTTTCCTGCGCCTCCTGGTTGTTCTATAACTTTTTTAATTAATGAAACAGGCATTGATTGTTCTGGTATCATATAATAATTTTTACTATACCAATAACAATCTAATATTAAGTCGCCGACGACAAGAACAAGTGCATTATTGAAATCTATAATTTCTTTTTTCATTGATAATCCTTTAAGATGTTATTAAAATTTATTATTTTTATATATTAATATTATCTATAAAATTATTATAGTCTTTAATTATTACAAATAATCTTTAAACATTTAAGTCTTTTGTGTTTTTTATTAAAAATAATATTTTGTTCTTAGTATGAGAAAATGTTTATGAAAATATATTTAGTTGGTGGCGCTGTTCGCGATCAATTGTTAAACTTACCTATTAAAGATAGAGATTGGGTAATAGTAGGAGCTACTAAAGAGATTTTGTTAAAAAAAAATTTTCAACAAGTAGGTAAAGATTTTCCAGTTTTTTTACATCCTAAAACGCGAGAAGAATATGCTTTGGCAAGAAAAGATAGAAAATTAGGGAAAGGTTATACTGATTTCCACACTGATTTTAGTTCATATATAACTCTAGAAGAGGATTTAATTAGACGCGATTTAACAATTAATGCTATTGCTCAAGATAAGTTTGGGAATTATATTGATCCTTATCAAGGTAAAAAAGATTTAGAAAATCGTCTATTACGTCATGTTTCACAATCTTTCACTGAAGATCCATTGCGTGTTTTACGAACAGCAAGATTTGCAGCTAAATTAATGCACTTAGGATTTCGTATTGCTACAGAAACTATGTTTTTAATGCGTGAAATAGTTAAAAAAAAAGAACTATTATATTTAACTGTAAATAGAATTTGGAACGAAACTGAAAAAGCGTTTAAAACTAAAAATCCGCATGTGTATTTACAGGTTTTATATTCTTGTGATGCGCTTAACTTAATATTTCCAGAAATATGTTTGTTATATGAACGAGAATTATTTTTTACAAACTTTTTTAATCATTTAAACAACCTTTTTTTATCACAAGGTTTATCTAAAATATCTACTTTAACTAAAGATATTTCTATACGCTTTTCTTATATATTTCAATTTTTTTCTTTAAATACAAACGATATTTTTAAGGAAAAATTTTACGATCAAGTTTCTGCATCTATTGTTCAAAAATTTTGTAATCGTTTGAATATTCCTACATATATTAAAGAAATAGCTATATTAAGTACTGGCTTTCATCATTTTCTAAATTCAATAAATTATCAATCTTCTAAAAATATTGTACATTTTTTTTGCAAAATAGATGCCTGGAGAAAACCCGATCGCGTTAAAATATTTTCATTTTTAAGCAACTTTAACTTTTTAAATAATATATCACAACAAAATAGATCAAATGATCATTCTAATATTAATTTATCACCTGGTTTTTTTTTAAAAAAATCTTTTTCTGTTGTACAAAATATATCTATTAAATCAATTCTACAGAAAGGATTCAAAGGAGATCAAATTAAAAATGAATTAAATAGAATAAGAATTAAAAAATTAGATTTATGGAGAATAAAAAATTTTAAAAAATTATTTTAATCATATAAAATAACGTTTTTAGTTTATAAAATAAATTAAAATAGCTAATATAAAACGATAAAATCCAAAAATTTTTAATGAAAACTTGTTAAGTATTTTAATAAATTTATTAATTGATAGTAAAGAAATTATTAAAGATATAAAAAATGCACTTAAATAATATGGTATACAATTGATATTCATATTATTTATATTCTTTATTAATTCTAGAATCGACGCTCCTATTGTTAAAGGAATTGAAATAATAAAAGAAAAATTTATTGCAACAGAGCGTTTTATCCCTAACAGCATTGCACTACCTATAGTAGCGCCTGATCTAGAAAATCCTGGATATAAGCACAGCGTTTCAAAACATCCAATAATAAATGATTGAAATAAACTGATTTCATCAATAGAATTCGTTTTATTTTTTTTAGGTTTAAAAATTTCAGAAATAATAAGAAAAAAACCTCCAAAAATCAATGCATACATAATGTTTTTGATATTAAATAATAATTTAATATCATTATAAAATATAAAACCTAAAGACGCTGTAGGTATAAGAGATATTAAAATATGAATATTTTTTGTTCTTTTTTTTCGCTTTTTAAATTTTATCAAATTGATTATTTTTTTAAAAAAAAATATCAATATTGCTATTGACGATCCTAATTGAACAAACGTTTTTAATATATCTGTATTTTTATTTAAAATACCTAGCCAATGGCTAATAATAATTATATGACCTGTCGATGAAATAGGTAAAAACTCTGTTATGCCTTCTATTAAACCAGTAACTACAGAAATAATTAATTTATAAACATATGCCATTTTTTTCTCTTTATTAGATAAAACGGTACTAAAATAATAGCACCGTTTTTATTTTTTAAGAATTAATTATATAAGGACATAATTATTGTTTCACCGGCTATGATAGAGCCTGATGATTTCTCTATTTTTTTAAATTTTTCCATATTAGATATTACTACTGGAGTTAAAATAGAACGTGCTTTTTTTTCTAATATATTTAAATCTAATAATACAATAACATCTCCTATTTTTACTTTTTGATTATCTTTTGCTATTTGTTTAAAACCCTCTCCTTTTAGTTTGATTGTATCAATTCCAAAATGCACAAACAATTCAACTCCATCTTCTGAAAGAATTGAAAAAGCATGTTTACTAGTAAGTATTTTACTAATAGTTCCATTGACTGGTGAGAGTATTTTATTTCCTGATGGTTTTATCGCGATGCCATCACCTACAATTTTCTTTGAAAATACTACATCTGGTACATCTTCAATGCTTATTATTTCACCTGATATAGGCGCAAAAATTTCTATTTTTTTTAAAAAATTAGATTTTTTTCTATTAAAAAAATCTGATAATAAACTCATTTTTTTCTCCTAAGTACTTCTATTATTAATTTTTTGTGTTTTAAAAATTAAACGACTCCTTAATTAAATTGATCTAATAAATTAAATATTTCTTCTGTTGTAGATAAAGTTAATATTTTTTTAGCTAAATTCTGAGCTTTGGAAAAAGATATTTTTCGAATAGTTTCTTTAATTTTAGGAATACTTGTTGAGCTCATACTAAACTCATCTAAACCCATGCCCAATAAAAGTGCAGTAATACGTTGATCTCCGGCTAATTCTCCGCACATACCGGTCCATTTTTTGTGTTTATGTGAAATATCAATAACTTTTTTAATTAATTTTAATACAGATGGGCTTATTGGATTGTATAAGTGTGAAATTAAATCATTGCCTCGATCAACAGCTAAGGTATACTGTGTTAAATCATTAGTACCAATGCTAAAAAAATCTACTTCTTTTATTAAATACTCCGCTATTATAGCTGATGCAGGAGTTTCTATCATAATTCCAATTTTAATATTTTTATCAAATAGTATGTTATTATTATCTAGTTGATCTTTTAATTTTTGAATTTCTTTTTTTAATATTCTAATTTCTTCTACAGATATAATCATAGGAAATAAAATACATATTCTGCCAAAAGCAGAAGCTCTAAGTATGGCTTTTAATTGAGTATGTAAAATTTCTTTTCTATCCATTAAAATACGTATAGCTCTCCATCCAAGAAATGGGTTATCTTCTTTTGGAAGATTCATATATGGTAAATCTTTATCTCCACCAATATCCATAGTTCTTATGATGACTGATTTATTTCGCATGATTTCTGCAATTTCTTTATATGCTTGAAATTGTTCTTGTTCTGTAGGTAATTTATTACGACCCATAAATAAAAATTCTGTTCGGTAAAGACCAATACATTCAGCGCCATTTTTTTTTGCTGATTCAGCGTCTTGAATATTTCCAATATTGGAACCAATTTTAACATTGTGCCCATCAATTGTAGTTGCTGGTAAGTTTTTTAATTTTTTAAAGCTGTTTTTTTTAAAAAAATATTTTTTTTCTACTTCTCGTTTATTCTTTATCAATTCACCAGAAGGATTGATAAAAATTTGATTATTAATTGAATCTAAAATAATATAATCATTATTTTTTACTTGATTTGTAATATTTCCAGTGCCCACAATGGCAGGTATTTCAAGTGATCTTGCCATAATTGAAGTATGTGATGTTGGGCCGCCTAAATCTGTAATAAATCCTAATATGTATTTCAAATTGATTTGTGCAGTTTCTGAAGGAGTGAGATCTTTTGAAATTAAAATTACTTTATTTTTTATATTATTTAAATCAATAATATCAATATTAAGTATGTTTTTTAACAAACGCAAACCAATGTCCCTTACATCAACTGCTCTATTTTTTAAATATTCATCTTTTATTTTTTCTAACGCTTGAGCTTGTACGTTAATTACGTGCTCGGTTGCTTCTGCTGCTGATATTTTTTTTTCTTTAATTAAGTCAATTATTTCTTTTTCTAGTTCCTCATCTTCAAGAAGCATAATATGACCTTCAAAAATACCTTCTTGTTTTTTCCCGAATTTTTTTCCTGTATTTAATTTTATTTCTGTTAATTGATTTACTGATTTTTTTCGTCCATTAAAAAATTTATTTATTTCTATTTCGATATTTTCGATAGAAATCATTTTCCGGTTAATGACAATATTTTCATTATTTAATAAAAGAGCATTGCCAAAAGCTATACCCGGTGATGCTAAAATGCCCGAAATCATAACATTACCTTTAACTATAAATTTTACATTTGTTTCAGAGAGGAAAACATTAAATGTCAGGCGAATATACTTTTTATAAGAGTAATCCGGAAGCAGTATTAAACCTCCGGAATCTTCATAAAAATTCATAAATTATTTTTAATTATGATTTATTCTAATTCTGTCATTATTTTAGATAAATGTTCAATAGCTTCTTTTTCATCTTTTCCTTCTGCAGATAACGTAATTAAACTTCCACATACTAAACCAAGTGTTTGAATTTTAAATAAACTTTTTGCATTAACAGATTTTCCATTATAGATAATATAGATATCAGAAAGAAATTTTTTTGCTTCTTTTACAAATTCAGCTGCAGGTCGAGTATGCAAGCCGTGTGATGCAGTAATTTTTATTTCGTTTTGAAACATTTTTTTTCCTTAGTAATATTTAATTATAGAGATATTTTTATTTTAAATGTGAAAATACAACTTCTATAATAAAATTTTTATTGTTTCTTATTAAAGAAGTTGTATTTTTAATTTTTCTTTCTATTTTGAAATTTTTTAGTAAATAGTTCTGTACTTAAATATCGCTCTCCAGAGGAAGGTAGTATTGCTACTATTTTTTTGTTTAAAAATTGTTTTTGATTTTGTATTTGTATAGCAGCTGCAATAGCAGCACCAGAGGAAATACCAGATAATATTCCTTCTTTTTGCATTATTTTTTGAGCATATAAAATTGCTTCTTCACTTGATATTGTTATTACTTGGTCAATTAAACTTAAATCTAAGTTTTTTGGAATAAAACCAGCTCCGATACCTTGAATTTTATGTAATCCAGGCTGTATTTTTTTACATGATAAAAATTGGGTAATTACAGGTGATTCTGAGGGTTCTACAGCAATACTAATAAAATCTTTTTTCTTTTTGATATTTTTTATATATCTTGTGATGCCCGTGATTGTTCCGCCTGTGCCTACTCCTGAAACTAATATGTCTATATCACCATTTGTGTCATTCCAAATTTCTGGGCCAGTAGTTTTTTCATGTATTTCTGGATTAGCAGGATTTTCAAATTGTTTCAACAAAAAATATTTATTTTCATTTAAATATGCAATTTCATTTGCTTTATCAATTGCTCCTTTCATTCCATGTTTGCTATCTGTTAAAATTAATTTTGCTCCTAAAGATTTTAAAAGTTGCCTCCTTTCCATAGACATTGATTCTGGCATTGTAAGAACTAAATTATAATTTCTAGCCGCTGCAACATATGCTAAAGCTATCCCTGTATTCCCGCTTGTAGCTTCAAGTAATGTGATATTTTTGTTTAAATTTCCCTTTTTTTCTGCATCCCATATCATATTAGCACCAATTCTGCATTTAACACTAAAACTTGGATTTCTGGATTCTATTTTTACTAAAATATTTCCATTACCTATTTTGTTTAAACGAACAATTGGTGTATTTCCAATAGTGAATGAATTATCTTGATATATTTTACTCATTTTTTTCCATTTTTTAAAATTGATAATATGTAGTGTAAATATTATTTGTGATTATTTGTTATCTTGTAAGATTTATTCAATATATATCTTTTATTATACTTTTTAATAATTATTAGAAAAATTTATTTTCATAAACCAATAAAATTAATTCTAAATTATTTTATTTTTATTAATTAATAAATAGCACGTACTTATTTTAATGTTAAATTTCATATTATTTGCTTTCTTATATATCTAGTGTATAAAATAATATTCTTTTAACCTATTAATATAATAAAAATTTTATCTTTTATAATTTCTTCGTATTTAAGATAAAATATTTTTTATATTGTAAAGTTATATTATAAAAATATTAATATGTTTGATTAAAATTTTTAATATAATTTCTATTGTCATGCTAATTTCTTATCCAGTATATTTATGAAAAAAATTAAATATAAAATTAACAAATTACGTAAAGAAATTTTGAAATATGATTATTTTTATCATACTTTAGATAAACCTATTGTGTCTGATGCAGAATATGATTATTTATTCAATCAATTATATAATTTAGAATCAAAATACAAACAGTTCATTACTCCTGATTCACCTACTCAGAAAGCAGGGTCGAATTTACTTGATAAGTTTAAAAAGGTATCGCATTTTTTCCCTATGTTATCTTTAGAAAATACATTTGATTTAAAGGGATATTTAAAATTTGAAAATAGAATTAAGAAAAAATACATGATTAATTCTGCAATAGATTTTTGCTGTGAGTTAAAAATCGATGGGATAGCAGTGAGTTTAATTTATGAAGAAGGAAATTTAATTCGAGCTGCAACTCGAGGTGATGGTTTTTTTGGAGAAAATATTACGAATAATATAAGAACAATTAAATCTATTCCATCAAAATTAAAGGGATTTAATATACCGAAAAGATTAGAAATACGAGGTGAAGTTTTTATGTTAAAATCTGATTTTTTTGAGTTGAATATTGAATCTTTTACAGGTAAAAAAAAATATTTTTCTAACCCTAGAAACGCAGCTGCTGGATCTTTGAGGCAAATTGATTCTAAAATTACAGCCAAAAGGAAATTGATGTTTTTTTGTCATGGATTTAATTTTTTTGAGGAAACAGAGTCTTTTAAAACTCATTATGATGTACTGATGCAATTAAAAAATTGGGGTATACCAGTTAACGAGGAAGTATTAATTTGTTTTAATCATTTAGAAATATTAAATTTTTATAGAAAGTTTGAAAAACATCGTGCATCATTTGATTTTGATATAGATGGTATTGTTATAAAATTAAATTCGCTTTATTTACAAAAAAAATTAGGATTTAATAGTAAATCACCAAGATGGGCTATTGCTTTTAAATTTTTTTCTAAAGAAGAAATAAGTAAATTAGAGGATGTAAAATTTGAAGTAGGAAGAACTGGGGTAATTACACCAGTAGCTTATTTTAATCCAGTTTATATTTCAGGAGTTTTGATTAAAAAAGCATCTTTATATAATAAGAATGAAATTGATAGATTAAATTTACATTTTAATGATTATATTATTATAAAACGTTCCGGAGATGTTATCCCTAAAATTATAAGCGTTATTATAAAAAATCGCTCTAAAAACGCAAAAAAAGTATTCTTTCCAATTTATTGCCCAGTCTGTAATTCAGAACTATTATTAAATAAAGAAGAAAAAATAGTCCGTTGTCTCTCTGGATTAATATGTGATGCTCAAAAAAAAAAATTATTTTGTCATTTCTTCTCTAAAAATGCATTAGATGCCAATGGATTAGGCCCTAAAGTTATTTATAAATTAATTCAAAAAAAAGTTGTTTTAAATTTAATAGATTTTTTTTATCTTACAAAAGAACAACTAAAAAGTTTATCCAATATAGGTGAAAAAAAAAGTATTAAAATAATTGAAACTATAGTTAAATCTAAGAAAACTACTATGAATCGTTTTATTTATGCTTTAGGAATTTTTTCTGTAGGTGAAATTATATCGCAAAAGTTATCTAATTATTTTATTTTTCCAGATAATTTAGTTAATGCTTCTCAGAAAGAATTAGAATCAATAGATGGAATAGGAAAAGTAGTTGCTAATAATATATTTAATTATTTTTCTATTTCTGAAAATCGTAAATTAGTGAGTAAACTGATAGAAATTTTAGATATTGATCCATGTCATAATCAGTGTTTTAATAAAAATAATGTATTAAATAAAAATATCGTCATAACAGGTATATTTAAAGATTTTTCTAGAAGTAAACTAAAAGCAATTTTAATTAAATTAGGTGCTCGTATTAGTAATAAAATTTCTAAAAAAACAGAATTATTAATATTTGGTAAAAAAGTTGGTAGTAAGTTTTTTGAGGCAAGCCAATTAAATATTGAAACGATGAATGAAGAGGAGTTAAATTCTTTAATTAAAAAAGAAAATAATTAAATTTTTTGGGTCGTGCAGGATTTGAACCTGCGACCAATTGATTAAAAGTCAACTGCTCTACCAACTGAGCTAACGACCCATATTTTATTTGGGTGATGACGGACTCGAACCGCCGACTTCCTCCGTGTAAAGGAGGAGCTCTACCAACTGAGCTAATCACCCTTTAATAACTTATATTGTAAAGATAAGAAAAATAGAGTCAATCTTTTTTTTAAAAAGATTATTTGTTTGTTGTAATTTTAATCGTTATGATGAAATAATTATCTATATTTATGACATATAAAATTTATTTTCTAACTTTATATAGATATTTTAAAATATTTCAAGGAATATATGAAAGTTAAAACTCGTTTTGCACCTAGTCCTACTGGGGATTTACATATCGGTAGTGTACGTACAGCTTTGTATTCTTGGTTGTTTGCACGTCGTTATAATGGAAAGTTTATACTACGTATAGAAGACACTGATTTTGAAAGATCTAAATCATTATCAGTTGAGTCTATTTTAAAAGGATTAAAATGGTTGGGATTAAATTGGGACGAAGGACCTTACTTTCAAACTCAACGATTAGATCGCTATAGAGAAGTAATTGAAATTATGTTGAATACAGGTAATGCTTATAAATGTTATTGTTCTCCGAAAGAAATAGAAGCAGAGCGCTTTAAACAACTTTCCGAAGGGAAAAAACCACATTACACTAGAGTGTGTAGAAACTTAAAGATTAAAAATATTAATAAAAAATACGCAATTCGCTTTAAAAACCCCACTTCTGGAAAAGTTACTTTTGAAGATAAAATTAGAGGAAAAATTACTTTTAATAATCTAGAGTTAGATGATCTTATAATTCAACGTTCAAATGGAATGCCAACTTATAATTTTTGCGTTGTAATTGATGATCTAGATATGAATATTACACATGTTATTCGTGGGGAAGATCATATCAATAATACACCTCGTCAAATAAATATTTTGAAATCTTTAAATGCAAAAATACCTATTTATGCTCATGTTTCTATGATACTTAATGAAAATGGAAAAAAATTTTCTAAAAGAGATAACTCAGAAAACATTATTGAGTACTATAAAAAAGGTTTTTTACCAGAAGCATTAATCAACTATATAATAAGATTAGGTTGGTCCCATGGTGATCAAGAAATTTTTAATCTTGCTGAATTAAAAAAGTTATTTAATTTAGATACTATTAATAAATCCTCTAGTGCTTTTAACATTAAAAAACTTTTATGGTTAAATAAATACTACATTAATAATTTATCGATAGATTATATTTGCAATATCTTAAAGGATTACATGAAAAATGAGAATATAAATATAGAAAAAGGACCTAATTTAAAATTTTTATTAAATTTATATAAAAATCGTTTTTATACTCTGCAAGATATGGCATGTAATTTTAGATTTTTTTATGAAGAATTTGAATCTTTTGATCTTCAATCTGCTAATAAATATTTAATTTTAAAAAATCTTTGTATATTAACGAATATTTATAACAAAATGAAAAATTTTTCTTTTTGGGAAATTGAAATACTATCTGAAGCTATCCATAATGAAGCTATAAAATTAAATATAAAATTAAAAGAAATAAACATGTTGTTACGGGTTGTACTAACAGGAAGAGCATATTCTCCGAATATAAGTTCAGTGATTTTTTTACTTGGAAAAGAAAAAACTTTGTTAAGATTAAAAAAAGCGATACTTTTTATAAAAAATAAAACTTATGTAAAATCTTAAATAAGACACTCATTAAAAATAAAATAGTAATTAAGATAAAAGCATTTTATTAGAAAAATAAATTGACAGAATTCATGTGTTTTTATATTGTAATAATTTTGGGGTTATAGCTCAGTAGGCAGAGCATTTGCATGGCATGCAAAATGTCAGCGGTTCGATTCCGCTTAGCTCCAAAAATTTTAAAAAATCTTCAAAATGTCAATTTTTTTATATAATAATTTTAATATTGTTTAAAATACTTGAAAATGCTGTGCGCAATAAAATTAAGCACAGCATTTTAAGTTAAATTTGCTGATTCATTATTTCTTTATAAGCTGATATAAATTTATTTCTAATTTGAATAGCTAATTCTATGGAAATAGAAGATTTTTGTAAATTTATCATTACGTCATTTAAAGACATAGAAGATGGATTTAATTCAAATTTTTCAATACTTTTCTGTGCATTATTTTGAATTTTATTAACTTCTCCTAATGCTGTTTGAAAGAATTGAGTAAAATTGTTAGATTCTTGAATGTTTTTTTCATTATTTTTTTTATTTTCATCTAAAAAATTAATTTTGGTATAAATATTTTCATTATAAATGTTATCAATAAACATATCTTCCTCTAAAATTATTATTATAATTTTTAAAATAATATCATATTTTTTTAAAAGATAAACATTTTATGTTATAGGTAATTTATCAGCAAATGTTTTTATTTCAAATGAAATTTAGTTGTTGTTCAATTATAGTTGAGATTGTCTACTAGATTAGGAAGATGTTATGAATTTTAGTGCTATAGAAGAATCAATTTCAGAAGAGAAAAAAAAGTTGAGTAATTTTTTATCTTATTTTTTTAAAAATGCGCGTGTTTTAATAATTTTATTAATAATAGCAGTTATTGCTACTATTTCTATTTCAGTGTGGAGGAAATCTTCTGACTATCAAGTTTTATACAATAATTTATCCTCTGAAGATGGAGAATCCATTATTGGTTATTTAAATCAAATGAAAGTTCCTTATCAGTTTTCTGAAAATTCTGGAAAATTATTAGTTCCAAAAAACCAAATTTATGATATACGCTTACACTTATCAGAAAAAAAATTTCTGCATAAAGGAGTGGGTTTTGAAATTTTAGATAAAGAAAAATTTGGA
This portion of the Buchnera aphidicola (Aphis gossypii) genome encodes:
- a CDS encoding tRNA CCA-pyrophosphorylase, with protein sequence MKIYLVGGAVRDQLLNLPIKDRDWVIVGATKEILLKKNFQQVGKDFPVFLHPKTREEYALARKDRKLGKGYTDFHTDFSSYITLEEDLIRRDLTINAIAQDKFGNYIDPYQGKKDLENRLLRHVSQSFTEDPLRVLRTARFAAKLMHLGFRIATETMFLMREIVKKKELLYLTVNRIWNETEKAFKTKNPHVYLQVLYSCDALNLIFPEICLLYERELFFTNFFNHLNNLFLSQGLSKISTLTKDISIRFSYIFQFFSLNTNDIFKEKFYDQVSASIVQKFCNRLNIPTYIKEIAILSTGFHHFLNSINYQSSKNIVHFFCKIDAWRKPDRVKIFSFLSNFNFLNNISQQNRSNDHSNINLSPGFFLKKSFSVVQNISIKSILQKGFKGDQIKNELNRIRIKKLDLWRIKNFKKLF
- a CDS encoding undecaprenyl-diphosphate phosphatase, with protein sequence MAYVYKLIISVVTGLIEGITEFLPISSTGHIIIISHWLGILNKNTDILKTFVQLGSSIAILIFFFKKIINLIKFKKRKKRTKNIHILISLIPTASLGFIFYNDIKLLFNIKNIMYALIFGGFFLIISEIFKPKKNKTNSIDEISLFQSFIIGCFETLCLYPGFSRSGATIGSAMLLGIKRSVAINFSFIISIPLTIGASILELIKNINNMNINCIPYYLSAFFISLIISLLSINKFIKILNKFSLKIFGFYRFILAILIYFIN
- the crr gene encoding PTS glucose transporter subunit IIA is translated as MSLLSDFFNRKKSNFLKKIEIFAPISGEIISIEDVPDVVFSKKIVGDGIAIKPSGNKILSPVNGTISKILTSKHAFSILSEDGVELFVHFGIDTIKLKGEGFKQIAKDNQKVKIGDVIVLLDLNILEKKARSILTPVVISNMEKFKKIEKSSGSIIAGETIIMSLYN
- the ptsI gene encoding phosphoenolpyruvate-protein phosphotransferase PtsI, yielding MISGILASPGIAFGNALLLNNENIVINRKMISIENIEIEINKFFNGRKKSVNQLTEIKLNTGKKFGKKQEGIFEGHIMLLEDEELEKEIIDLIKEKKISAAEATEHVINVQAQALEKIKDEYLKNRAVDVRDIGLRLLKNILNIDIIDLNNIKNKVILISKDLTPSETAQINLKYILGFITDLGGPTSHTSIMARSLEIPAIVGTGNITNQVKNNDYIILDSINNQIFINPSGELIKNKREVEKKYFFKKNSFKKLKNLPATTIDGHNVKIGSNIGNIQDAESAKKNGAECIGLYRTEFLFMGRNKLPTEQEQFQAYKEIAEIMRNKSVIIRTMDIGGDKDLPYMNLPKEDNPFLGWRAIRILMDRKEILHTQLKAILRASAFGRICILFPMIISVEEIRILKKEIQKLKDQLDNNNILFDKNIKIGIMIETPASAIIAEYLIKEVDFFSIGTNDLTQYTLAVDRGNDLISHLYNPISPSVLKLIKKVIDISHKHKKWTGMCGELAGDQRITALLLGMGLDEFSMSSTSIPKIKETIRKISFSKAQNLAKKILTLSTTEEIFNLLDQFN
- a CDS encoding HPr family phosphocarrier protein, yielding MFQNEIKITASHGLHTRPAAEFVKEAKKFLSDIYIIYNGKSVNAKSLFKIQTLGLVCGSLITLSAEGKDEKEAIEHLSKIMTELE
- the cysK gene encoding cysteine synthase A → MSKIYQDNSFTIGNTPIVRLNKIGNGNILVKIESRNPSFSVKCRIGANMIWDAEKKGNLNKNITLLEATSGNTGIALAYVAAARNYNLVLTMPESMSMERRQLLKSLGAKLILTDSKHGMKGAIDKANEIAYLNENKYFLLKQFENPANPEIHEKTTGPEIWNDTNGDIDILVSGVGTGGTITGITRYIKNIKKKKDFISIAVEPSESPVITQFLSCKKIQPGLHKIQGIGAGFIPKNLDLSLIDQVITISSEEAILYAQKIMQKEGILSGISSGAAIAAAIQIQNQKQFLNKKIVAILPSSGERYLSTELFTKKFQNRKKN
- the ligA gene encoding NAD-dependent DNA ligase LigA translates to MKKIKYKINKLRKEILKYDYFYHTLDKPIVSDAEYDYLFNQLYNLESKYKQFITPDSPTQKAGSNLLDKFKKVSHFFPMLSLENTFDLKGYLKFENRIKKKYMINSAIDFCCELKIDGIAVSLIYEEGNLIRAATRGDGFFGENITNNIRTIKSIPSKLKGFNIPKRLEIRGEVFMLKSDFFELNIESFTGKKKYFSNPRNAAAGSLRQIDSKITAKRKLMFFCHGFNFFEETESFKTHYDVLMQLKNWGIPVNEEVLICFNHLEILNFYRKFEKHRASFDFDIDGIVIKLNSLYLQKKLGFNSKSPRWAIAFKFFSKEEISKLEDVKFEVGRTGVITPVAYFNPVYISGVLIKKASLYNKNEIDRLNLHFNDYIIIKRSGDVIPKIISVIIKNRSKNAKKVFFPIYCPVCNSELLLNKEEKIVRCLSGLICDAQKKKLFCHFFSKNALDANGLGPKVIYKLIQKKVVLNLIDFFYLTKEQLKSLSNIGEKKSIKIIETIVKSKKTTMNRFIYALGIFSVGEIISQKLSNYFIFPDNLVNASQKELESIDGIGKVVANNIFNYFSISENRKLVSKLIEILDIDPCHNQCFNKNNVLNKNIVITGIFKDFSRSKLKAILIKLGARISNKISKKTELLIFGKKVGSKFFEASQLNIETMNEEELNSLIKKENN
- the gltX gene encoding glutamate--tRNA ligase, which codes for MKVKTRFAPSPTGDLHIGSVRTALYSWLFARRYNGKFILRIEDTDFERSKSLSVESILKGLKWLGLNWDEGPYFQTQRLDRYREVIEIMLNTGNAYKCYCSPKEIEAERFKQLSEGKKPHYTRVCRNLKIKNINKKYAIRFKNPTSGKVTFEDKIRGKITFNNLELDDLIIQRSNGMPTYNFCVVIDDLDMNITHVIRGEDHINNTPRQINILKSLNAKIPIYAHVSMILNENGKKFSKRDNSENIIEYYKKGFLPEALINYIIRLGWSHGDQEIFNLAELKKLFNLDTINKSSSAFNIKKLLWLNKYYINNLSIDYICNILKDYMKNENINIEKGPNLKFLLNLYKNRFYTLQDMACNFRFFYEEFESFDLQSANKYLILKNLCILTNIYNKMKNFSFWEIEILSEAIHNEAIKLNIKLKEINMLLRVVLTGRAYSPNISSVIFLLGKEKTLLRLKKAILFIKNKTYVKS
- the fliE gene encoding flagellar hook-basal body complex protein FliE produces the protein MFIDNIYNENIYTKINFLDENKKNNEKNIQESNNFTQFFQTALGEVNKIQNNAQKSIEKFELNPSSMSLNDVMINLQKSSISIELAIQIRNKFISAYKEIMNQQI